A region of the Triplophysa rosa linkage group LG5, Trosa_1v2, whole genome shotgun sequence genome:
taaatatcaaatgTTGGCGAATGTTTGTagatattaaattataaaaatgaacaatgaatatatatatttttgttattcatattaattttaaaaacgACTGATTGAGCCACAAAAGAAAACTCTTGGCGGGCCATTTCACATTCGgatctctttctcttttcgtcaactacattttaaaagacgTTCTCTgtaatatttgtttacattcatTCCAGAAGGCATGCGCGCAaaaataactgtataaagaaTAGTGTTCATACCTGATGATGGCCTGTCGGAATATCTTGTGCAATATACCCAGGCTGGCCACAGAATTGGCTGTTTCGCCTGCCCAGGGTTACTTTGCGAGCTGTCCGAATCTGAGCTTGAGCACTGATCTCCAGTCTCTGCATGGGTTTTCAGAGGTGCGTCCGCGGTAATATCAGTTTTTTTGGAGGCGCTTACTGAATGAGGGCTCGAGGTTCCTTCCCCTGACACTGGAGCTCCCACCTGCCCTGATCCGGGAGCCGATGGGCAGCGATTCTCTCTTTCAATGGTAATTTCATTACGCCTTGTTCCTTCTTTCCTGCGACCAAAGTCTGGTCTTAAAATGTTGTCGATGTAAAAGTTAGTTATTCTGTGAGGGAGTATGTTTCCAGGAGCCTGCAGCAGGGGTAGAATAGCCCGATTAGACTCTTCGCCCGAATCTTGACGCTCcacttctctgttgctgtgatCATTTTCTTCCATAGTGAAACTCTCCAATTGTGCTTTTTAACCCCTTTCTCTCTCGCACACACTCGTACGCTTGAGTTCCAGCTTTTGTAGTAtattttcttgatttttttgcTTCCCAGCAAAGAGAAATAATCGGGAAAGAATGAACAAATCCGTGTTCTGTTTCTTTTGTTGGTTATGTGCTACGAAACCGCCACGCAAAATGAAAAACCATAGTTGTAGAAATTAATTCCACTGTGTGCCTCTTGCAATTGTTTTTGCATCTACTTCGTACAACATACAGGCAAATGTTCACCTATGCGATAGCAAAGCAACAGACCTGCTCTAGTAAATAAGGAAGCGCAAACTGGCTCTGGAATACTTTCACTACGGatttttgttcttatttttaataGGAGTCCCCCGGGTGACGTCGCAGTCCGGTATCCTAGACACGTGCCTTTGACCAATAAACAGAGAGAAATTGTATCACATGACCCAGTGACTCTGGAGTAAATGACAGCACCGCACCTCTCCTTATTCTCAATATTTAAAGCTATAGTACTCCATAGCGTAAAAGTGCTCAACATccccaatattttttattttactaacacaaaaaacgaCTAACGGATGGACAGAGAAATTAATTGAGTTGAATTAACATCATATCAAGATGGCTGTCTTTTAAAGCAGGCTAGTGAAAATAGCGTTATTAAATCACATTGGGGGATGGGTGTGTTCATTTTTACTAGTAATTTAGTGTTGGGTCACACGCTGTCCAAATTCTTGATTTTGTACATTCCTCGTTTTACTGCATTCTCCGCCATCTTCATTAAATAACATAGTATTAACGCACGATAACTCTTTACGCaacatgaatgaaataaaaaaaaatcagtttaagAAAGCCAGGACGCCTTATTACATTTAATCTTTTGgatattatattgtgtgtttcgTTAATAAGAAACCGCTATCGGTTGAAACCAAGTGTGCCATACCAGCCTTGGTTGTGTCCCGTGTTAAAGGACGTGTAGTTACAGTGTGACGTGTAATAAGTGTGAGGTGATGTTATATGTGTTTAAATGGTGTTTTCATTCCTACACAAAATATTTCGTTAAACAAATAGCTTTGTTTCATCAAGAAAAAAGGCTCGCACTGAGTCGTCACGTATCTTCGAAGAGCAATTCACTCCAGTAATCCTAAACAGAGGCAGGTGACGTATAAGACTTGGGCGCTTTAAAAAGAAACCAGCGAAGCAAACCATCAGTGGTCCTTGAAGCGCACTGTCCTGGAGCGCCAAAGTGAAACAAAACGGACACTTTAGGAGTGCTATCATTGGGAACTTTCACTATACAGGTTTAGGTCTTGGTGCAAATCGACGTGGCAAGTTCAGGGGGAACGCATGGCCCATCGTGTCATTTAGCAACACTGCTAATATAACTCGTGCTCACTTTTTCACAACAGGAAATTCGCGgataaataaagtcttttcaACTTTTTTCTCGCTTTACTGAGGGACTTCAGCTTAATTTAATGACCGTAAGTTTAGATAAACTTATATCTGTTCATACAAAGACGTTGTTTGATGTTCGTGACTACTACACGCCTGCAAGATATTGAAGttgttataaatatatttacgcAAATACTTACGCCGTCCTGTAGGACTACTTGTTTAGAATTAGAATACTTCTTGTTTCAGATTCATTGTGCATCAGCAGAAGTTATTTGTGACTTGTTTGTGGTTCGAGTAGTTAGTCAGGTGGGGTCACCCGTGaccagaaaagaaaaaaatggttaTCCTCTAGCATGTGCATATCACATTAAATAGGCtacttaaatgtgtttatttgtccTTTGGAATTGGGTACTCTTGGGGGTTTGGGTAGAGCCTACTTTTGAGTACCTGAGCGTTCATTGCTGCAACTTTGTTACGCTCATTTTGCTTGGGCCATAAGAATAGGTCAGTTAACCTATGTCATGTTTCTTGTATAGCCTACCTATACAATTTTACAACTTAAGTTTTACAGAGTATGTTAGacctttagtaaaaaaaaaacacacagtgcCTCTGATGTAATTACACGTTTCAGATATAACTTtggaaatagtttttataaaactGAGAATCTGGTTATAGATTTTGTACACAGACTCTAAATCAACCcagtgtttaaaataaaatctctgtTCCTTCAAtacttatttaaaaatatatatttttgtgtttctgttgaTAATGCCATAGTTGACAATTTATGCTAAATTAACAGCCAAATTATCaataaactgtatatttttattttacgctTGTTGCATTCTACATGATTTTAACACATTGAAATGTTATGATTATTTCGTTAACCCATAAATGTTATGAGTGGCTAAAACTAGTTCTTATTGCAGTCAGACATCTTATTATATCCCTAATTCCTGAATGCATCAAACATCATATTATATCTGCAATTCCTACTGCAACAAACGCATGGAATTGAACTAATTTATTGATATtgttttttgatcattttaattgAAATGCAGCATTCAGTAATAAATGACCGGAAGTGTATTAACAAGCACATAGGTCCCTACAGTGGACAGATACAGACAGTATctctttaaacaaaaacaaaacgaacACTTTTCATTCAAGTGAACATCCGAAAATCTCTTTGAAGAATGTATTggtgaaatccaggctaaagtctcaaaatctagGTAACGAGCTTCCAAGTTTGATTTCAAGAATTAATTTCAATAGTCAATATTAAGgatgtaaaaatattatattttcagaatgttctttacattattagtatgatttttttgtagatgCAGGGTCACGTGTTAAAAACGtttaaatcgtgtttacattaagagcaataaacacaaacataaaatgcTGATTATGGCTGTTCTCAATTCTTGCATGAAAGATCTTAGATATGTGTACACGTAAACGTTCACGATGTGTCACCTAAAGTCCTGTGTGCATTCAATATGTTTTTGTCACAAGATAATTGTTAAATGTAACACGAGACCaatatttgtttcataaagaactaattaaacacattttaaaggagTTCAAGACAAAAATTAACTGTTCACACATGACCTCCCCCTTTTCCAGTCATAACAAAGATTGTCACAGAAACCCAAAACTTTTCAAATCTGGCAGTGTCAGGGTAATTAGATACACTTGTTTTTACACTTGAAATTCTTTAGGATTATCACTTAAATTGAAACGCTTCAAAAGTGCTGCTCCCTTATGGTGGTAAACAATCCGTTAACATTCACCagtcaaaaaagaaaaacgatGGCTATTACTGCACAGCCACGAGTGGTGTAAATCAGGCAGTGCATTCTAGTTGCCTTTACTGAGTCCATCTTTATCAAAGTTAATACACCGTATTCATTCGTATGTGttatacattattaaaacaacctcctaaaataaaataatagtttaatttcaaagttgaaaaaagcttttgaaaaaaaaacccacTTAAGGGTAAACGTGTTTGCACTGTGTTGTTGCGTTTTTAGAAACTTTTAGGTTTAATTTCTGCTTTTCTCTTGCAAAAGGTCGCGCGCAGAAGCAAAGAGGGATTTGTGAATGCGCGCTAAGGCTTTTGCCAGCTCACATCATAGAGCTCAGATCAGCACAGATGTGACCCAGTCAATGGATGTGACATCGGGCCTATAACAATGCTGGGGTCATACGGGATCTCCCAGCTTCCTGTTGCCCTTTGAAAACAAACTGAAGAAATAGAAAAAACCTTGAGGGACTCAGAGGATGAGGATAAAGGTTACTGACCATTTCCTATTTCTGACTGCGGAGTATGAACTGATACACACTCCTCTATCATCATCCTGATCATAGGATATGATATTCTAACTTCAAATATTCGTGCTTAAGTTTAGCCTTAAATCTGTTCATTGtttacaaatgaaacaaaattttCTTACAAAAATCTATAGCCTAAAGACGAGAACAAATCTCTGTTTCACAGCAATTGTGGCTGGTCAATATACCataattaggcctatattgtaATCTTCTAAGTAATATTTTGAAATCTGAATATTTTTCAGAACACCACGCTATTTTTGTCACTTGCTAAATTTGAATGCTTTATCGAAACACGTAAGAAAGTGGCACAATACTTGTATGGCGTTAAACGACTTTCGTAATAAAATGTGTCGTTGTATGTTTCAAATCTATTTTAAGTTACAGTCAATTCTCTGTTTGCTAACTACAAACTATGTTACAAGCATAGCTGGAACGACGTGGAAAGAGACAGCTGTCTTTTAAATAAACGACTTGCAACAGGTGTACATCACTTGCGGTCCATTCAGTTCTCTCACTAAATTTCGAAAAACAGTCCAATTCAATGCAATTCtatgcaaacacacaaactttaGGCTATATGCCGTTTTGTTTTCAATCAATATGTTTAGCAACgaaatgaaatcaaacaaaGACTTTAAAGTCACCTGTTTATTACATTTAGGCTCATCACTTCTTACTCTCCCTATAAAGTGACTGTAGACATGGACATCGTCTGCCAATAAGAAACTCAAagctttttcagattttacaTTTAGAATTAGAACCATAGTTTTCTGCAATTCGGGGTCATTTGCATTAGATATGACAATAGTCTGTGAATCTTTTAGGCAATGCTCTACTCAGACTGCACAACGCACAGCACAAGTACCTTTCTGTTACAACACACGTGGACCTGCTAAGCCGTCAATCACCCATCAATTGAAAGACACTGCATGTTTAACTAATTGTTCATCACATTATAGTTTAAGAGGTCAATTTTAAACAAGCTGCAAcgcttttcattttctttaaaacatttctgaagcaataatatagcatttggggtttattaaagcatttgttgcacgtaaagaaaacttcccgaatgaaaaaaataaaaaagggttTCTGCGGGATATTTCAACTTGATATTGCTTTAAAATAAGTTAGTGTAAGTAAGTTGAAGAAACAATAAGTTTCTCTTTGTAGGCTACAGCACTCGATAAATGTttgattaaaaataagtttaattaaaaatatatattttgcactCTATTTGCACACAAgaaaatacaatattaatacaCGTTGAACCAAGAATTAATTAAAGTATGGAAAATCGTGTGGTTAGACTTTTTAGccttttaaaaatgcatgatTACTCAAAGTCAAATGTTTTTGACTGTGCTTTAAATgttgatattgaaataaataaaacacaaacgctAACCCAAACAGTGCGTTAAACATAGCCAATGTTTTtcactgttttatgtttttagtgTGTCGGTTTGTATTTAATTGATTTTTCATAACGAAAATAAGAGTAAGGACTGCAGAAATATACCTGAACGATAAATAAAGTTTATCTTCACTAAAACAGGTTAGTCTTTGAAActacatgttatgttttgttttaactcACTTCGGCttttttccatttgtttttctgaatctTTTAGATGGATGTTTTTTGCAAAAACGTTTCAGTGAGTTTgtatgagataaaaaaaaaagagcacGACGAAAGGAAGTTGAAAAGTGAAAAGAGCGTATGAGCAAAAGTTGGCGCCCCGAAATCCTTTCTCGTTATTGTTTCGTGAAAGTTTGTCATTGTGAATCTGAGGTCAGGCATAACCGACTGCTGCACAATAGCGGTAACGCTCTGTGAGCACATAAAATAGAAAGATCCAGCCAGtcaaaagttttgtttttgtctcgtTCCCTGTTACTCAAGTTTAAATTCGTTAAAATCTGTGACGTTTACATGCGGCTCAATTATTACAGGCGTTTTCGCATTTTCCTATGCCTCTCAACAGTCATTTAAGATCAAAAGCCACTGTTCTTGACCAAGCGTGATTCGCATgcgtttttatatatatttagtcCCGTTGCAGTTCGGACATCTATATTAATGTATTTCAGATCAATATTCAGAAAAGGCCACAAGGAGAGGAAATGCTCGCTCTCCGTCTCCCCCTCTCTCGTTTTGTTCTGGTATAGACTACAATAATGACTGACCCAGATGCTAATAATATCGGTGAAAGGACTCAGCGAGTCTCAATGGGGAGGAAATGACATGGTCATGTCATTCATACAACATCACACCAGTGCCATTCTATGACAAGAAACCTATGGCAAACACATAGATTTCATCTAGAGACCACAAGAACATACCGATTGCAGGGTAGCCTCAAAAAGTTcgtaagtttattttttatcatttagtgGTTTTTAGGGTGCACACGATAAAGGATTTTTGGTAAAACTAAATTGACTAAATATTACTTTttgttacaatttttttttaaggttaTTTGCAGtgatgtcatagaagaaccattttaaGTTCCATAAGAACTATTTCTTTATTACCTTGAAATATTCTGAACCTTTTCGAACTAAAGAATATTTTGTGCAGAAATATTCTGCGGttgttaaagattctttataGAATCAAACAAGTCAAATAGTTTTTCTATGGTATCCTgcagcacctttatttttaagagtgcatgtCATGTCTTACAGTTCAGATAACCTGTAAACTACAATAATCGGAATCGAGCACTCTGAATAGGGCACTGTTTGACAGTCTTTGAACGCAATGATAATTCACCTGTTTTAAACTCTGTCAGTGGAgagaacagatttttttctgtaaacgAGATACCAAAATTATTTTCTCGTGTGGCTTTAACCCCAAAtcttacttattattattaaaatctttgCTGTAGATAGATATTTGTTTCTATAGCCACTGATAAATCAGAAGTTTTGTTTTAGGTAATATCAGGATTCACACCggatttttcaaaaaaatatttagtttagtaGTTTCCTCAAAATAACAATCGAAATAACCGTATAAACTCCATAAGCACCACGGAGTGCGTTTTTCTGATTTGCAGTCACGAATTAACttctaaaaacaaatcaaagcaaTGTCCAGATTAACTTTTCAAATAGGCAATAATTTGGGCCATAGTCAACTGACCAACAGGTTAATATTAATGGTAAAACAGTGGTACAGAAATAACATCTAATGTAACTTAGTCTCTGCTATGCAAGGTTGACACTGTCAAAATGTCATCAGGGATTTGCCTTTAATTGGATGTTGTCCTGTGACATCACACACCGCCATTATAGTAATCCCAATAGTCTATCATGCTTTTGTAAAAAGCTTTGCTGCTTGGGTGAAACAGATATATTCACATGAGAGTCaacttttttgtctgtttttttacgtCGACAAACAAGCCATGTTATGAAATGTCATTGTGTAAAATAATTCAATGAGCCGAGGCTGAACAGAGACGCATACGCAGTTCTCAGTTATCAGGATAGACATTGTCAACTGAATAACTCGTGAAATCACTATTATTAGGCTGTTTTATAATCTGATATTTTGTTGTAGTCTTGCTTTATAACTTTATCCTTATCATGTCTTTTTCAGACTATTCGATTTTCCAGTTtgtattagaaaaaatgtaatgaCAATACCAGAAACAagcaaaacacaacaataatcATTCTCCTCATAATGTGTTATGagcatttgttttctgtgtgagCTTAATGGTTGCTTTTGGTCTCTCCTTAAAATAATTCCTCAACCACTTGAAGCCGGTTGCTTATCTTCATCTTGCCAAAAGTTGTGTACATTTCATCTCCCTCACGgttaatcttttattttaacaacTTATGACATTATCGAAGATTTCCAGACCTTATTACACCTAATGTTTAAAGTGTATGTAAATGGGTGTCACTTGTAATACCATATGCATTTAAATTGGATATTAAGCTTGCCAATGAAATTAAACTTATCGCTCAGGTGCAAAAGAACCCACTTAAATAAAGTTTATGACAGGTCAATGTCGCAATAGTTCCACTTCACTGAATTATTCAACCGAAGGAAGACAGTACAGATTTTCGTATGTTTATCTTTATGGATGGGTTTCATGAGAGAATACGCGATACTTCAACCTTTTAGTGAGAATATGAAATACAAGTCTGAACAAAACGACATAAGTTCTCAACAAAGGTATTTTGTTCTTCTTACGCATTTTTGAAACTTATAGCCCATTAACAGTTTACATTCTGATCTATTGCAGGCTATCTtgcatttaatttgatttacttttattGAATGCGAATAGTTATGAAGAAAGTAAACGTAGATGTAATAATTTTGCTCAAAAGGAAAGAATATAAAAGTTCGTTTTTTTGGCCTAATTAGCGTGATTAGAGAGCGGAACTTCAGTGACTTGAGCATGATATTTGCCAGCTGCAGAGAAACGCATCAGCGGTGCGTCGACTTCATTTCTCTTTGTTTTAAGATGACATTATGCATTTAGGGATGTAGCATGCATTGGTGGTTCACGACCATATGGGTCGATGTTCTTATCTGTGAAACCCCAATTCTCAAACTACTACGTTATGAATCTGGCTCTTTTTCTCTGACGGGCGAAAAAGTCAGAAAGCCGTAATAGGTCATTTATTTAAACGTCCTTTATGTAATCTGCATTTAACTATCTGCATGACTGTTGAAATTGTCAAAAGAGGTCATGTCACTTAAAAGATTGACATAATTTCAGATTATTTGTCTAATGTGCCAACTAACTTGTTGAAAGTGATTTAATGCAAAAACATGGTGTGAGTTCAGGTTGATTGGAACACTCTTTTGACATTGAGATTATGCCAAAAAAAGATCTCAATCCCCTGAATTCATCCTATATTTTCCAACATCTCACAGTTGTAAATGTACAGGGAAATATTTCAgttttgtaaatgttgttttttactcgCAGTAGTGGCATTGCACAAGGCGTAAATTGAGGTGCAGAGAGGGACAGGGATGTATCTCACTTATTAAAGGCTCAGCGGAGCTGAACGCTCCTCTTTAAACTGCGCTCTTATGTGAAGGAAGGCCCTTAAGCTCCTTAAAAAGCTTCTCAATTGGGGATTTGGGTAATGGCCCTCTGCACATGTTTTACTGACAAAATGCGTTCCCTGCTGTTCTTCTTATTATCTTCTTATGGATTTCTAAAAGTTGTTGGTTTGTGCGTGTTTTTTAACCTGTTAAGTGTATTTTTTGACCTGCAGAttaaaattgtcttttttgaATGGCGTTTGAATGGCATTCGAGACCTCTTGTCTTGTGTggtaaatatttttcaaatcGTCCTGTATTTAATGACAGTTCCTGTACGTGACGATCCTCGACCTTGACCTTGCAGAAGCCGCCTTTTTAGGTCAAACCCGCATAATACCTTTGCACTCTGTATGATAATCTCACTCATCAACTCGAAACAATGTTGTTCTTAGCGATGACTGTCCTAATTAAAAACGTTGCCCCGTTTTTCATTTAACTCTACTTATTAGCTCCCGGTTTAAGTACTACTGTAAATCAACCCAAGGGGCATTTTTTGTAAGAGACACTGCTGAGGAAAGTGTGTTCCAGCAGGTCACTCTTTGGTTTTCAattaatgttatattattaaagtATAATAGTCCTAATGATACGATCTCAATTTCTTTGGGGAGCAAGCCCTTAATTTAATTTTCAGAAATTGTTGAACTTACAGGCCCTGTAGTGTTTCCCTGCTAAGTTTGTAAAATGATGTTTCATTTCATAAGAAAGACATGtagattcaaaataaaaaatataactttcCCGGGCCTCAGTTTACACTACTTTAGTGTAGTTTGGGTGAAAATACGGTGAGAAAtttaatttcttaaatgctttgacatttttatgaGAATGTGAAATGGTAATCTAAGTACAATATCAAGTCTATGAGAAAAAGACTGTTACCCATTCAGGTCAATTGATATGTTGCATTATTGTTAGattaatttaaacaatgtcTTGTCAATGTAAAACAAAACTGGAAACAGTGGCTTATAATATATGACGGCTGACATGGCCTCATTGGTTTAGACTGGGGTTATGACATAAAACTCCTTAATGAACTATTCTTACACAATTTAATGTCTTATAATCGCTATGAACAGTAATcttttaaaatgcttttcatGTATTATTTAGTCATTCAGGCTGTGCAGTTTATTCACAGCTGTGTTTCTAATAAGTTTGTA
Encoded here:
- the en2b gene encoding homeobox protein engrailed-2b, whose product is MEENDHSNREVERQDSGEESNRAILPLLQAPGNILPHRITNFYIDNILRPDFGRRKEGTRRNEITIERENRCPSAPGSGQVGAPVSGEGTSSPHSVSASKKTDITADAPLKTHAETGDQCSSSDSDSSQSNPGQAKQPILWPAWVYCTRYSDRPSSGPRSRKPKKKSPSKEDKRPRTAFTAEQLQRLKTEFQNNRYLTEQRRQALAQELGLNESQIKIWFQNKRAKIKKASGNKNTLALHLMAQGLYNHATTSKDDKSDSD